From Epinephelus lanceolatus isolate andai-2023 chromosome 5, ASM4190304v1, whole genome shotgun sequence, the proteins below share one genomic window:
- the csnk2a2b gene encoding casein kinase II subunit alpha', with the protein MPGPVAGSKSRVYADVNTLKSREYWDYEAHVPNWNNQEDYQLVRKLGRGKYSEVFEAINITNNEKVVVKILKPVKKKKIKREIKILENLRGGTNIIRLVDTVKDPVSRTPALVFECINNTDFKELYQKLTDYDIRFYMYELLKALDYCHSMGIMHRDVKPHNVMIDHQLRKLRLIDWGLAEFYHPSQEYNVRVASRYFKGPELLVDYQMYDYSLDMWSLGCMLASMIFQKEPFFHGQDNYDQLVRIAKVLGTDELFGYLRKYHIELDPRFKDLLGQQSRKRWEQFVQTENQHLVSPEALDLLDKLLRYDHQQRLTATEAMEHPYFYPVIKEQSLSNSDNNMVSSGNTTAR; encoded by the exons ATGCCGGGTCCAGTGGCCGGTAGCAAGTCCCGTGTGTACGCAGACGTCAATACGCTGAAGAGCCGGGAGTACTGGGACTACGAGGCCCACGTACCCAACTGGAA CAACCAGGAGGACTACCAGCTGGTTCGAAAGCTGGGCAGAGGGAAGTACAGCGAAGTGTTCGAGGCCATCAACATCACCAACAATGAGAAGGTGGTGGTCAAGATCCTGAAG CCggtcaagaagaagaagatcaaGCGAGAGATCAAGATCCTGGAGAACCTGCGAGGAGGGACCAACATCATCCGACTGGTGGACACAGTCAAAGACCCCGTG TCCAGAACTCCGGCACTCGTCTTTGAATGCATCAATAACACAGACTTCAAG GAGCTGTACCAGAAGTTGACAGATTATGATATCCGTTTCTATATGTATGAACTACTGAAG GCTCTGGACTACTGTCACAGTATGGGAATCATGCACCGTGACGTCAAACCCCACAATGTGATGATCGACCACCAGTTGAGAAAG CTACGCCTTATAGACTGGGGTTTGGCAGAGTTCTACCATCCATCCCAGGAGTACAACGTCAGAGTGGCCTCACGATACTTCAAAGGTCCTGAACTTCTGGTGGACTaccag ATGTATGATTACAGTCTAGACATGTGGAGCCTGGGCTGTATGCTGGCCAGTATGATTTTTCAGAAAGAGCCCTTCTTCCATGGACAAGACAACTACGACCAG TTGGTGCGAATTGCCAAGGTCTTGGGGACAGACGAGCTGTTCGGCTACCTGCGTAAATACCACATTGAACTGGACCCGCGCTTCAAAGACCTGCTGGGACA gcagAGCAGGAAGCGCTGGGAACAGTTTGTGCAGACAGAGAACCAGCACTTGGTGAGCCCTGAAGCTCTGGACCTGCTGGATAAGCTGCTACGCTACGACCACCAACAGAGACTGACCGCCACAGAGGCCATGGAGCACCCCTACTTCT ACCCAGTAATAAAGGAGCAGTCTCTGTCAAACTCTGACAACAACATGGTATCCAGTGGCAACACTACAGCGCGATGA
- the znf319b gene encoding uncharacterized protein znf319b: protein MDWATPAAKLNPYTRARMTEAWQQHAVAPPQVVHTIPPGAENALGCAVYGIVLQPDASSLQQQQQTQHGQHSQHSQQHSGSQQHGGGQHSQQQQHPAQAQQTSLQVGTEGHKCGACGHDISHLANPHEHQCMVNQDRSFQCTQCMKIFHQATDLLEHQCVQVEQKPFVCGVCKMGFSLLTSLAQHHTSHNSTNPMKCSICEKTYRPGSSGNITPNSNNPQQPSSDGASASSSSSILPFPSARDRPYKCSVCQKGFKHLSELTRHERVHTGEKPFKCDTCDKAFSQSSHLQHHQRTHSSERPFKCAVCEKSFKHRSHLVRHMYVHSGEHLFKCNLCELHFKESSELLHHPCHPQGSRPFRCATCGKGFKRPSDLRQHERTHSEERPFHCDECQMSFKQQYALVRHRRTHKDPTDRPFKCNLCDKGFMQPSHLLYHQHVHGMDNLFKCASCQKEFSQSGELLRHKCGESSNSSPDKPYKCDVCGKGYKKSSTLQRHQNSHCQEKPLKCSLCDRRFLSSSEFVQHRCDPSREKPLKCPDCEKRFKYSSDLNRHRRVHTGEKPYKCGHCNKGFKQREHLTKHQSTHSREGQFKCVWCGERFSDLGSLQDHTVQHTADGGGYPVPQCI, encoded by the exons ATGGA TTGGGCCACACCAGCTGCCAAACTAAATCCCTACACCCGAGCCCGCATGACAGAGGCGTGGCAGCAGCATGCAGTCGCTCCACCCCAAGTCGTCCACACCATCCCTCCAGGAGCTGAGAACGCGCTGGGCTGTGCGGTGTATGGCATCGTACTGCAGCCGGATGCTTCGTCtttacagcaacagcaacagacCCAGCATGGACAGCACAGCCAACACAGCCAACAACACAGTGGGAGTCAGCAGCATGGAGGTGGGCAGcacagtcagcagcagcagcaccccgCCCAGGCCCAGCAGACTTCCCTACAGGTGGGGACAGAAGGACACAAATGTGGGGCCTGTGGACATGATATATCCCACCTGGCCAACCCACATGAACATCAATGTATGGTGAATCAGGACAGGTCATTTCAGTGCACCCAGTGCATGAAGATTTTTCATCAGGCGACAGACTTGCTAGAACATCAGTGTGTTCAGGTGGAGCAGAAGCCGTTTGTGTGTGGGGTGTGTAAGATGGGTTTCTCCCTACTTACCTCTTTAGCCCAGCACCACACATCCCATAATAGCACCAACCCAATGAAGTGTTCAATATGTGAGAAGACCTACCGACCTGGCTCTTCTGGCAACATCACACCCAACTCAAATAATCCCCAGCAGCCCAGCAGTGACGGGGCGtcagccagcagcagctcatCCATTCTACCCTTTCCCTCGGCCCGAGACCGACCGTACAAATGCTCCGTTTGCCAGAAGGGTTTCAAACACCTGTCAGAACTCACACGGCATGAGAGGGTGCACACAGGGGAAAAGCCCTTCAAGTGTGACACATGTGACAAGGCCTTCAGCCAGTCGTCACACCTACAGCACCACCAGCGAACACACAGCAGTGAACGCCCATTTAAGTGTGCTGTTTGTGAAAAGAGTTTCAAGCATCGTTCCCACCTCGTGCGCCACATGTACGTGCACTCTGGTGAGCACTTGTTCAAATGCAACTTATGCGAGCTGCACTTCAAAGAGTCATCGGAGCTCCTTCACCACCCCTGCCACCCGCAGGGTTCCCGCCCGTTCCGTTGTGCCACATGCGGTAAGGGTTTCAAACGGCCGTCTGACCTTCGGCAACACGAGCGCACACACTCGGAGGAGCGTCCCTTCCACTGTGACGAGTGTCAGATGAGCTTCAAGCAGCAGTATGCACTGGTGCGCCACCGACGCACACACAAAGACCCTACTGACCGGCCATTCAAATGCAATCTGTGCGACAAGGGCTTCATGCAGCCCTCTCACCTCCTCTACCACCAGCACGTCCACGGCATGGACAACCTGTTCAAGTGCGCCTCATGCCAAAAGGAGTTCAGCCAGTCAGGAGAGCTGCTCAGACACAAGTGTGGCGAGTCGTCCAACTCCTCACCGGACAAGCCGTACAAGTGTGACGTTTGCGGTAAGGGCTACAAGAAGAGTTCTACATTACAGCGTCATCAAAACTCTCACTGCCAAGAGAAGCCCCTTAAGTGCTCGCTCTGCGACCGCCGCTTCTTGTCCTCTTCGGAATTTGTCCAGCACCGCTGTGACCCATCACGGGAAAAACCGCTGAAGTGCCCTGACTGTGAGAAACGTTTCAAATACTCATCAGACCTGAACCGGCACCGGCGTGTGCACACGGGGGAGAAACCCTACAAATGCGGCCACTGCAACAAGGGCTTCAAACAGCGCGAGCACCTCACCAAACACCAGAGCACGCACTCAAGAGAAGGCCAGTTCAAGTGTGTTTGGTGTGGTGAGCGATTCAGTGACTTGGGCTCCTTGCAGGATCACACGGTGCAGCACACGGCTGATGGCGGTGGTTACCCAGTGCCCCAGTGCATATAA